From the genome of Streptomyces ficellus:
CCTGCGGGTGCCCGAGCTCGTCACCATCCAGCTGGATCCGGTCATCGGGCTCGGCGAGCCCGACCAGGAGGTGCAGGAGCTGCTGAAGGCGAGCGGCGGGCTGAACCTCGGCATGGACTACCTTCCCGGCTCGATCGGGTTCGACCCGCTCGCGTACGCGATGGACTCCGAGGAGGCGGGCCGCGTCGTCTGGTTCGACGCGGTGATCAACAACGTCGACCGCTCCTGGCGCAACCCCAACATGCTGGTCTGGCACGGCGAACCGTGGCTGATCGACCACGGTGCCACCATGATCTGGCACCACAACTGGCCCGGCGTCCAGGCCTCCACGGCCAAACCCTACGACGCCTCCGACCACGTCCTCGCCTCCTTCCGGCCCGACGTCCGCGCCGCGGCGGCGGACCTCGCGCCGCTGGTCACCGAGGACCTGCTGACCGAGGTGGCCGCCGACGTGCCCGACGAGTGGCTGGTCGACGAGCCCGGCTTCGACTCGGCCGACGCGCTGCGCCGCGCCTACGTGGACGCGCTGCTGCCGCGCGCCGCGACCGTCCACGAGCGGATCACCCTCGGGGAACGCACCGAGCAGGCGCCCTCCCGGGCCCCCGGGTGGCTCACCGACCACCTGGCGCCCTGGCCGCACGCCACCAAGCACGACGCGAAGGACGGCAGCGAGTGACCGACCGGGACGTCTTCGAGTACGCGCTGCTGCGCGTCGTGCCGCGCGTCGAGCGCGGCGAGTGCTTCAACGCGGGCGTGGTGGTCTACTGCCGCGCCCAGGGCTTCGTGTGTGCCCGTACGCACCTCGACGAGGCGAAGCTGCGGGCGCTGGACCCCGGGGCCGACGTGGCCGGCGTCAGGGCCGCGCTGCGCGCCGTGGAGGGCGTCTGCGAGGGCGGCGAGCACGCGGGGCAGGCGGGCGGTGACGACGCCGGCCGGCGCTTCCGGTGGCTGATCGCGCCGCGCTCCACGGTCGTCCAGCCCGGCCCCGTGCACACCGGACTCACCACCGATCCCCGGGGCGAGACGGAGCGGCTGCTCGACCTGCTGGTGCGCTGAGCCCCGCGCGTACGGGCGCCGGGCCCGCAGCGCCTGTACGCCGAGTGACCGGGCGCACCCGGTGGGCCGTTGACACCGGGTGCCAGGGTCTCTAGCGTCTCGTCTGCTGAAGGTACTAAGCGGTCGCTCACCGGCATGGTCGTGCCGGCCGAACCGCTTATCCGGGATCCAAGGGCGAGGAGAACCAGCATGTCCACCACCGAGCAGCGCGTCGCCGTCGTGACCGGGGCCGCGCGGGGCATTGGCGCCGCCACCGCGGTCCGGCTCGCGGCCGAGGGCCGCGCCGTCGCCGTACTCGACCTCGACGAAGCCGCCTGCAAGGACACCGTCGAGAAGATCACCGCGGCGGGCGGCAAGGCCATCGCCGTCGGCTGCGACGTCTCCGACAGCGCCCAGGTGGAGGCGGCCGTCGCCCGCGTCGCCACCGAACTCGGCGCGCCGACGATCCTCGTCAACAACGCGGGCGTACTCCGCGACAACCTGCTCTTCAAGATGAGCGAGTCCGACTGGGACATGGTCATGAACGTGCACCTCAAGGGCGCGTTCCTGATGGCCAAGGCCTGCCAGAAGCACATGGTCGACGCGGGCTTCGGCCGGATCGTCAGCCTCTCCTCGTCCTCGGCGCTCGGAAACCGCGGCCAGGCCAACTACTCCGCCGTCAAGGCCGGTCTCCAGGGCCTCACCAAGACCCTCGCCAAGGAGCTGGGCAAGTTCGGCATCACGGCCAACGCCGTGGCGCCCGGCTTCATCGTCACCGAGATGACCGCGCAGACCGCCGCGCGCGTGGGCATGGGCTTCGAGGAATTCCAGGCCGCGGCCGCCACCCAGATCCCCGTCCAGCGCGTGGGCCGTCCCGAGGACGTCGCCAACGCGATCGCGTTCTTCGCCGGCGACGACGCCGGCTTCGTCTCCGGCCAGGTCATGTACGTGGCCGGCGGCCCCCTCAACTAAGCGAAGGGTGACGGTCATGACCGTAACGGAACTGCCCCCGCCGTCCGGCAAGGTCGCCCTCGTCACGGGCGCCAGCCGGGGAATCGGCTACGGCGTGGCGGAGGCGCTCGTCGCCCGCGGCGACCGCGTCTGCATCACCGGCCGCGGCGAGGAGGCGCTCAAGGAGGCGGTCGACAGGCTCGGCGCCGACCGCGTGATCGGCGTCGCCGGCAAGGCCCATGACGAGGCGCACCAGGCGCTCGCCGTGGACCGGGCCATGGAGGCCTTCGGCCGCGTCGACTACCTGATCAACAACGCCGGGACGAACCCGGTCTTCGGCCCGATGGCCGACATGGACCTGAACGTCGCGCGGAAGGTCTACGAGACCAACGTGATCTCGGCGCTCGGGTTCGCGCAGCGGACCTGGCACGCGTGGCAGAAGGACAACGGCGGTGCGATCGTGAACATCGCGTCGGTGGCCGGAATCGCCCCCTCGCCCTTCATCGGCGCGTACGGCATGAGCAAGGCCGCCATGGTCAATCTGACCCTCCAGCTGGCCCACGAATTCGCCCCCCGGGTGCGGGTCAACGCGATCGCCCCGGCGGTCGTGAAGACGAAATTCGCCCAGGCCCTGTACGAGGGCCGGGAAGAGGAGGCCGCGGCCGCCTATCCGCTCGGCAGGCTCGGCGTGCCCGAGGACATCGGCGGGGCCGCCGCATTCCTCACCTCCGGCCAGTCGGACTGGATCACCGGCCAGACCCTGGTGGTCGACGGCGGAATTTTCCTCAATGCCGGAGTCGGCTGATCCCGTTTCTTCCGGTTGACCGCTAATGCCTCGAGTGCCCCGCCAGTCCACCACATTGACCTGGCGGGGCACTGCGGTATGGTCGGCCGACCCATGGCTGAACGAGGAGCGTGCGCACGTGTTCAACCGGACCAGTCTGCAGGCGGCTGCAGCCCTTGCGTCCATATCCCTGCTGGCGGGATGCGGCCTCTTCTCGGGGGATGACGCCGATGGGGAGAACAAGATCGTGGTCGGTACGACGAGCGCACCGAGCACGCTCGATCCCGCCGCCGCCTGGGACGGCTCCTGGGAGCTGTACCGGAATGTCTTCCAGACCCTCCTGAGCTTTCCCACCGGAAGCGCGACTCCTCAGCCCGACGCGGCCGAGTGCAAATTCACCGACACGGTGAGCAAAGTCTTCGAATGCCGGCTCAAGGAAGGGCTCGCCTTTTCCGACGGCGGCAAGCTCGACGCCCGGGCCGTGAAGCACTCGATCGACCGGATCCGCACCATCAACGCCAAGGGTGGCCCCGGGCCGCTCCTCGGGTCGCTCGACAAGATCGTGACCAGTGGCGACCGCACGGTGACGTTCCACCTGAAGGAACCCGACGCCACCTTCCCGTACATCCTCGCCACACCCGCCATGTCCATCGTCCCGCCCGAGAAGTACCCGGCGGACGCGCTGCGCGAGGACGGCAAGCTCACCGGCTCCGGCCCGTACGTCCTGAACTCCTATCAGGAGGGCGCCGAGGCCGAGCTCACCAGGAACCAGACGTACAAGGGCTTCGCCAACCGCAAGAACGACGCCGTCACCATCCGGTACTTCAAGGAGTCCGAGGCGATGGTGGGCGCCCTGCGGAAGAAGGAGATCGACGCCACCTACCGCGGTCTGACCGCGGAGGAGGTCGTCCAGCTCCAGGAGAAGAAGCCCGAGAACGAGGGGCTCCAGCTGGTCGAGTCGACCGGCGCCGACATCCGCTACCTGGTGTTCAACGCCCAGGCGCCGGGCGTGAGCAAGCTCGCCGTCCGCCAGGCGATCGCCCAGGTCGTCGACCGGGACGCGCTGGTCGCCAAGGTCTACCAGGGCACCGCCGAGCCCCTGTACTCGATGGTCCCCAAGGGCATCGCCGGGCACACGACCGCCTTCTACGACCGGTACGGCGACCCGGACGTCGACAAGGCCGAGAAGCTGCTGGACGAGGCCGGTGTCGACGGGCCGGTGGCACTGACCCTCTGGTACACCACGGACCGCTACGGCTCCGGCACCGCGGCCGAGTTCGCGGAGCTCAAGCGGCAGCTCGAAGCGTCGAAACTGTTCCGCGTCACGCTCCAGGGCAAGCCGTGGAACGAGTTCCAGGCGGGCTACCAGAAGGGCGAGTACCCGGCCTTCGGGCGAGGCTGGTTCCCGGACTTCCCGGACCCGGACAACTTCATCGCCCCGTTCGTCGGCAAGGAGAACGTGCTGTCCACGCCGTACGTCCGGCCGGAGATCACCGACCAGTTGCTGCCCAAGTCCCGCAAGGTCAGCGACCGGGGAGCGGTCACGGAGGAGTTCGAGAAGGCGCAGGAGATCCTCGTGGACGACGTCCGGCTGCTGCCCCTGTGGCAGGGCAAGCTCTACATCGCCGCGAGCGAGGAGATCGCCGGCGGCGAGCGTGCGCTGGACCCGCAGACGGTCATGCAGATGTGGGAGCTGCAGCGCAAGACCAGCTGGTAGCGGCGGGGCGGGCGTTGGGGCCCGGTCGGTTCGGGCTCCAGCCTGGTCGGTGTGGCCAGCGGGTGGAAACCGGCCGGTGGGGCCGGTTGTCAGTGGTCACCGGTAAGTTCTGTGAGCAGACAAGGCGATCACCCCACCGGAGGTTGTTCACGTGACCGACACCGACATGCTGCCCGAGTCCTGGCGCGGCGTCCTCGGCGACGAGCTGCAGAAGCCGTACTTCCAGCAGCTCACCGAGTTCGTCGAGGAGGAGCGGGCCAAGGGGCCGGTCTACCCCCCGCGCGAAGAGGTGTTCGCCGCGCTCGACGCCACCCCGTACGACAAGGTCAAGGTCCTCGTCCTCGGCCAGGACCCGTACCACGGGGAGGGGCAGGGACACGGCCTGTGCTTCTCCGTGCGGCCCGGTGTGAAGACGCCGCCGTCGCTGCGCAACATCTACAAGGAGATGCAGGAGGAGCTGGGGCACCCGGTGCCGGACAACGGCTACCTGATGCCGTGGGCCCAGCAGGGTGTCCTGCTCCTCAACGCGGTGCTGACCGTCCGGGCCGGTGAGCCGAACTCCCACAAGGGCAAGGGCTGGGAGAAGTTCACCGACGCTGTGATCCGCGCCGTCGACGCCCGGCCCGACCCGGTCGTCTTCGTGCTGTGGGGCAACTACGCACAGAAGAAGCTGCCGCTGATCGACGAGACGCGCCACGTGGTGGTCAAGGGCGCGCACCCCTCGCCGCTCTCCGCGAAGAAGTTCTTCGGCTCCCGTCCGTTCACCCAGATCGACAAGGCCGTCGCCGACCAGGGGCACGCCCCCATCGACTGGCGCGTCCCGAACCTCGGCTGACCGTCGCCCGCCGGCCCGCGCTCCGGGGCGCGGCGCCGCCCCGGACCGAGCCTGAGCGGGAAAGCCGTCCACTGCGGCTAGCGTCGGAGGACCGGCCCCCGGGCCCTGGCCGGCCCCGGGGCCCGGCCGGCCCGGGCCGGGTCGCCGACGGACGAGTGGAGGCCGCAGTGCGGGAGCAGCAGCAGGACGCGTCGGACGCGCCGGAGGACGCCGTCCTGACCAGGATCGGGCAGACGATGATGCTCCTCCACGGTGGAGACCGGGAAGAGGCGCGCAACCGCTTCGGCGAGCTGTGGGAGCAGCTCGGAGCGGACGGCGACCCGCTCCAGCGCTGCACGCTCGCGCACTGCATGGCCGACGCCCAGGACGACCCCTACGACGAGCTGGCCTGGGACCTCCGGGCGCTGACCGCCGCGGAGGAGGTGGACGGCCACGGGATGGCGCTGCGCGCCCTGTACCCCGCCCTCCACGTCAACCTCGCCGCCGACTACGTCAAGCTGCGGCGCCCCGACGCGGCGCGCACCCACCTCGACCGCGCCCGCGCCACGTCGGGCACCCTGACCGACGACGGCTACGGCAACGGCGTCCGCGCCGCCATCGCCCGCCTGACGGAGCGCCTCGCCGCGGAGTGACCGCGCGGTGCGCGCCTGCGGGGCGTCTGCCCGGGCAAACGGGTGACGCCGCAGGGCCCGCGCCGGGGCGGTGCCGCGCGGCGGGGGCGCGCCTGGCGGGGCGCTCCGGGTGTACGTGCCGGTGGCCCCGGCCAGGTTGCGCCCGGTTGACGGGTGTTGCGGGAACCGCAGCCCTCGGTGGGGCCCAGCGGTGGGCCCCGCGTGGGCCCGGCGGCGCCCTGGACGGCGCGTCGGGCCCGCTCCCGGCTGACGGGCGGGCCGACGGCCTTGCCGGCCGCAGGGGGCCTGGCGGTGCGCACGCGGCTGGGGGTAGCCCGGCGGGACCGGCACGACCGACAGCGTTGCCGCTGACCTGGGCCGGCGGGGCCGAACGCCCCGGATCCAGGGCGTGGTGTGGCCGCCCCGCTTGTCGTTCGCGCGGACGGTTGGCGAGCACGTCGAGCCGCCGTCGCCGGAGACGGCGGTCTGGCCGCGGTGGCCGC
Proteins encoded in this window:
- a CDS encoding ABC transporter substrate-binding protein is translated as MFNRTSLQAAAALASISLLAGCGLFSGDDADGENKIVVGTTSAPSTLDPAAAWDGSWELYRNVFQTLLSFPTGSATPQPDAAECKFTDTVSKVFECRLKEGLAFSDGGKLDARAVKHSIDRIRTINAKGGPGPLLGSLDKIVTSGDRTVTFHLKEPDATFPYILATPAMSIVPPEKYPADALREDGKLTGSGPYVLNSYQEGAEAELTRNQTYKGFANRKNDAVTIRYFKESEAMVGALRKKEIDATYRGLTAEEVVQLQEKKPENEGLQLVESTGADIRYLVFNAQAPGVSKLAVRQAIAQVVDRDALVAKVYQGTAEPLYSMVPKGIAGHTTAFYDRYGDPDVDKAEKLLDEAGVDGPVALTLWYTTDRYGSGTAAEFAELKRQLEASKLFRVTLQGKPWNEFQAGYQKGEYPAFGRGWFPDFPDPDNFIAPFVGKENVLSTPYVRPEITDQLLPKSRKVSDRGAVTEEFEKAQEILVDDVRLLPLWQGKLYIAASEEIAGGERALDPQTVMQMWELQRKTSW
- the fabG gene encoding 3-oxoacyl-ACP reductase FabG, with translation MSTTEQRVAVVTGAARGIGAATAVRLAAEGRAVAVLDLDEAACKDTVEKITAAGGKAIAVGCDVSDSAQVEAAVARVATELGAPTILVNNAGVLRDNLLFKMSESDWDMVMNVHLKGAFLMAKACQKHMVDAGFGRIVSLSSSSALGNRGQANYSAVKAGLQGLTKTLAKELGKFGITANAVAPGFIVTEMTAQTAARVGMGFEEFQAAAATQIPVQRVGRPEDVANAIAFFAGDDAGFVSGQVMYVAGGPLN
- a CDS encoding DUF3037 domain-containing protein, whose product is MTDRDVFEYALLRVVPRVERGECFNAGVVVYCRAQGFVCARTHLDEAKLRALDPGADVAGVRAALRAVEGVCEGGEHAGQAGGDDAGRRFRWLIAPRSTVVQPGPVHTGLTTDPRGETERLLDLLVR
- a CDS encoding HipA family kinase, with amino-acid sequence MLEEVVATRYVTPLREGGSLPGIVEADDLGTYVMKFTGAGQGRKTLVAEVICGQLARRLGLRVPELVTIQLDPVIGLGEPDQEVQELLKASGGLNLGMDYLPGSIGFDPLAYAMDSEEAGRVVWFDAVINNVDRSWRNPNMLVWHGEPWLIDHGATMIWHHNWPGVQASTAKPYDASDHVLASFRPDVRAAAADLAPLVTEDLLTEVAADVPDEWLVDEPGFDSADALRRAYVDALLPRAATVHERITLGERTEQAPSRAPGWLTDHLAPWPHATKHDAKDGSE
- the ung gene encoding uracil-DNA glycosylase; the encoded protein is MTDTDMLPESWRGVLGDELQKPYFQQLTEFVEEERAKGPVYPPREEVFAALDATPYDKVKVLVLGQDPYHGEGQGHGLCFSVRPGVKTPPSLRNIYKEMQEELGHPVPDNGYLMPWAQQGVLLLNAVLTVRAGEPNSHKGKGWEKFTDAVIRAVDARPDPVVFVLWGNYAQKKLPLIDETRHVVVKGAHPSPLSAKKFFGSRPFTQIDKAVADQGHAPIDWRVPNLG
- a CDS encoding SDR family oxidoreductase, translating into MTVTELPPPSGKVALVTGASRGIGYGVAEALVARGDRVCITGRGEEALKEAVDRLGADRVIGVAGKAHDEAHQALAVDRAMEAFGRVDYLINNAGTNPVFGPMADMDLNVARKVYETNVISALGFAQRTWHAWQKDNGGAIVNIASVAGIAPSPFIGAYGMSKAAMVNLTLQLAHEFAPRVRVNAIAPAVVKTKFAQALYEGREEEAAAAYPLGRLGVPEDIGGAAAFLTSGQSDWITGQTLVVDGGIFLNAGVG